The Gossypium raimondii isolate GPD5lz chromosome 2, ASM2569854v1, whole genome shotgun sequence genome segment GTTGATGCATTTTGAGTTGCTGCTTGATACTTCTGAGCAGCAGCCCCAAGCTGACTAACCTGTACAAGGCAAACTACCATCATTAAATACAACTAGTACAAGTAGCAACCATACTCTTTAACAATCAAAAGAATGTATAATAACAACCAGtaagagaatgaaaaaagaatCTACTCATAATTTTAGGGAAATAAGGAGAAAAAAACTACAATGAAAATCCAGCATCAACATTCAAATGATATTTCAAGATTACAGGCATGGTGCAAAAGGAAAATCACAAGCAGCCAATCATAGAATAGAAAGCCATCTCAACTTCTAGAGATAACAATATTGTAACAGCAGCATAAATAAATGGCATAGGTTGATGGATCCGATTCTTCATCATAACCTAGCATGAAAATTTTAGTTCCATCATAGTCATAAACTTGCATTATATTTCTgacaatgaaaatgatgaaactGTTATATACTACTAGAAGATTTTCACCTTGTACCACTTGAAAAGCAGCAAATGTAATAAAGAAGGCATACAAGATTGCAAATAAACTCAATCAACCAGGCTCTATAGGTTTCATTCGGTTTAGACATACAATGCACACAGGTCAATAGCATATATGTTACATTCTCAGGCTACAGAGAAAATTCATTTGATCACAACCTGAGGTATCAACAATCTTCTAGGGATAAGTTCTTCATGACGTCGAGCACAAAATTCCCAAGAACATATCTGGCAAAAggaatgaaagagaaaaaacCTATGTTAATACAGCGTCAATTTTCAAAGCTGGGAGAAAGCCATAACTTCAATTTATAACCTTCAGATCGGGTGAGAAAACTATCCGAAGCTGACCATCACGAACAACACGAAGTTGCTCAAAAACACTTTCTTGTATTGCTTTTGCATAGTCCAGGACAATTTGACCAGATGAATTCTGATACTCACGAGGCATATCAACATAAAGAAGTTCTTCCAGAGTACCACtctcatatttaattttgaaaagccTAGGGAGAACCTCAACAGTCGCCTCTGAGAGCAGTAGTAAGATATTAGATATATAGCAGTGATGGATAAATTAGATACAAGAAACCGCTATATATGCACATTTAggctaaaaaaagaaaacaagctAGTACATTGACACCTCAAAGGATAACTAATACATATTGAAGGTGCCAATTTAAGATGGCAATAGCTGACTGTAACCCAAAAGGAGGAACAACAgtcaaacaattaaaaataaaagactcACCAAAACCACGTCCTGGTTTGCGATTACATATTTCACAATGCCATACATcctggaaaatttttaaacaatacaattatcaattgcATGGGGAGGGAACACAACAAATAAATGAAGACAAAGAGGAAAAGTTCTAAAGATAATTGACCTTGGTCAATTACAAAATATGCTAACTGAGGATCACAGTTGGAAATTTCAGCAAGTTTTTCTTAGAAACAGACCTGAGGGAAAACACCAGTTGTTTGGCGGCCACTTCCATACATAGAAACACACCACTTCTTCTTTGCATTTGGAGCAAAGTACTCGGCAAcaaattttctccaaaattcaATATTGTTGTCCTACACGAAAAACAGGCATGTTACCTACCCAGAGCAACCAAATacatgtgaaaaaaaaaaacaatcttcAAACCAGAGATATTTTACTTCAGGTCTATGTTGTTGTTGATACATGTAATGTGTCAGACGCCTGGCACACATCCCAGGCTCATACACTGGTTTCACAGGTGATCTCAAAGGCAAATTCTGCTGTTGAAACTGCTGTGGCAATTGAGACCTTTGTTGAGGCATTGCTTTTAAAAGTTGCTGTTGGTGGTGTTGTAGCTGCAACAGCCTTTGCTGATGCAAAAGATTAATTTGGGCTGGTGAGGGCTGCCTCGACATGTGGTGTAACTGCTGTTGTTGCTGCGGCTCCTGTTGTTGTTGGTGCAAAAACAAGGACTGATCTGAATGTGAGGGTTCCATTTTTACCTGTGCCAAAGTTCTCATGGGTGGTATTTGTTGTGGTTCCAATTTCACAGGAGCAAGCTTCCTCAGTGATTGCAACTGTTGCTGCTGTTGATGTTGCTGCTGGCCAAGCTGATCATTAGTCACTTGTGGCTCCAATTTGACCGCCCCACCAACACCAGCCAACCCTCCTCTAATAGATTGAAACTGCTGCTGCTGTTGTCCTTGCTGGGTGTTGTGAGGAGCAGAGAACTGTTGCAATGCTTGTTGACCATGTTGGAAATGTGGTGATTCTAGTTGATGGGAGTGCTGCTGGTCCGGTAACATATGGTTACCAGAAATGTTTGGAAATTGCTGAACTTGAACTTGACCAGATGAACCAGGGTTTGCCATGTTTGATGGAACAAACGATGATGAGGGAGCATTAAACCCCATCCCATTACCTACATTTGAAAGTGGATCAGATTCAGCCCCTGAGTCAATTCCTCCACGCTGGCTACTCCCCGGACCAGAAAGCTGAGGGTTTGGAACCCCATTTCCAAAGGACTGATTAAGAAGGGAAGACACATTTGGCACATTGCCAAGCATATTCATATTACTAAACTGAGTGCGAGGCGACACTAATGAAGGGTATCCAGTTTGAGAAGGAAGGCTACCCCCCTGGGCTCCTAGCATCCCAGAACTCGACCGCAAAAGAGAAGGCGTAACAGACTGCACACCACCTATAGGAGTAGAAGACCCCGATGGTACCATACTTCAAAGTTCACTATCTAATACTCACTCATAAAACTGCAGCCACTACCTAAAACAACATGAATATTAAGTAAACTACAGTTACAAAGAAAAGCACAAATATTCAGCTGTATAGCTCAAGGCAATCAGAAGTTTATCCCCAACTTGGCTGCTTGCTTTTAGCTTCATGCTCCTCATTGTACCCAAATAAGAAAGAGTAAGTTCTGTTCCTGAACATATAGCTCTGAAAACCGAAGCCAAGCAAGGAGTTTAGATTTGCAATCTCTTCAAAGCAGCAATGGAATGGCTTTCGCATGAATCcctatacaaaaaaaatacagaaTTTTCAGATCCACTACAACTAATATCCTAgcgaatatttttaaaaacataaaaagaagtAAAACTTTCACCAAAGAAGTCATCAATTAAACTCCAATCAAATCTAAAAAGCAAACCCAAATCTCAAGAACTCAGAAATGGTCATTAAATCCAACAAAactttagttaaaattaaagaaaccccacaaaaatccccaaattcttACCCTAcagaaaaactcaaaatttgcAATTTTGCTACACGAAACAAAACAAATTCTAACCAAATAAAACCATCTCGATCGAACCTGAACACCAAAAATCGTTGATCCTAAACATTGAACGAGCAAACCAGAAAATGGGTATTCAAGctaaacaagaaaataaaaaaaagggttaagaCTAGAAAAGACTTCATAGAAGACTCACCAGAGTTTTAAGAAAATCCCAACAGGTACAGAGTCAaaggagaaacaaaagaaaaagagagttaCTCAAATCTACAAAGCTttgattttaatcaaaacaaGAACCCGAAAAACCCCAAATTTCTTAACTCTCTTTCTCTTTAATTCTTCTAGTTTTTTGCTTCGATAAACCGGACcaataaaatatctttatatCCCTCACTACACaaaaaacaaggg includes the following:
- the LOC105782594 gene encoding transcriptional corepressor SEUSS, translated to MVPSGSSTPIGGVQSVTPSLLRSSSGMLGAQGGSLPSQTGYPSLVSPRTQFSNMNMLGNVPNVSSLLNQSFGNGVPNPQLSGPGSSQRGGIDSGAESDPLSNVGNGMGFNAPSSSFVPSNMANPGSSGQVQVQQFPNISGNHMLPDQQHSHQLESPHFQHGQQALQQFSAPHNTQQGQQQQQFQSIRGGLAGVGGAVKLEPQVTNDQLGQQQHQQQQQLQSLRKLAPVKLEPQQIPPMRTLAQVKMEPSHSDQSLFLHQQQQEPQQQQQLHHMSRQPSPAQINLLHQQRLLQLQHHQQQLLKAMPQQRSQLPQQFQQQNLPLRSPVKPVYEPGMCARRLTHYMYQQQHRPEDNNIEFWRKFVAEYFAPNAKKKWCVSMYGSGRQTTGVFPQDVWHCEICNRKPGRGFEATVEVLPRLFKIKYESGTLEELLYVDMPREYQNSSGQIVLDYAKAIQESVFEQLRVVRDGQLRIVFSPDLKICSWEFCARRHEELIPRRLLIPQVSQLGAAAQKYQAATQNASTNLSAPDLQNNCNLFVASARQLAKALEVPLVNDLGYTKRYVRCLQISEVVNSMKDLIDYSRETKTGPMESLAKFPRRTSTSFGIQAQQPEEQLQQQQLTPQQQTVAQNTSSQSSTQVSGMHLVANNGGVNINNSLSAASASTSAGTVGLLPQNSMNSRQQNSMNNASSPYGGNFVQIASPGSSSTIPQSQANPSPFQSPTPSSNNPTQVPHDALAATGHMNSANSPVNMPVQQSALSSEADPSESQSSVQKIIHEIMSAQLNGTGGMVGVGTLGNDVKSLNGMLPTGNSTVVNGGNSMVGNGTVNNSSGIGSGGFGTMGGGRLGQSAIVNGIRAAMGNNSMMNGRVGNGMASMARDQGMNHQQQQDLGNQLLSGLGAVNGFNSLQYDWKTSP